Within Claveliimonas bilis, the genomic segment AAAAATAATTCCGTTCTACACTTTTCTACTCCCACATTATGTGCTTGCATTTTTCCCTTATTTTTTTGGTAGTAATATTCAATTCTAATTTTTTTTTCATTAATATATTGTTCAACCAATTCCTTTGTATTATCTGTAGATCCATCGTCAACTATTAACCATATAAAAGCATGGTTTGTCTGTTTTATCAAACTTAAGTATAAGCGTTCTAGTAAATGCCCCCTATTATAAGTTGGTGTAAAAATTGTAATCATCTCATTCATTAGTTAGATTCCTCATCTCCCTCAGTACTCTTTTTGCCCTATCTTCTCCCAAGATTTTACAGCACATTCTAAACAAAGCTTTATGCCTCAATGCTTTCCGTGGAACCCAACTTCCAGCAAAGTGATGTATTGTATATGTATTATTAGTAACTGTTATTTTTCCCGTTGATGGTGATTTTGCACAAAAATAGTCCATAGGATATATCGCCATTCCATATTTTAGTACTTGATAACTGTTATTAAGTACTAGTCCATGCTTCTCCACACTAATGTGAGTTATGATATCAACATTAGTAATATGCTTCTCTTCAACTTCATTTAAAGAGAATTTTCTATCTTTATAGAAGTCTAACTGTTCTTTATACCATTGATTTTTAGGTTCAGAAGCCATAATTCCAGTAGGAATTTGATCAGGCATCTGAAATCCCGAAAATGCATGTTCATGTAATAAATTATCTAGTGGCTTTAATACTTCTACGTCTGTATCCATATATATACCTCCGTAATGATACAAAACATGAAGTCTAACAACATCTGATACATAAGCATACTTTTTTTCTTTATATGCCCCTTTTGTAAATTCATATAAATTTAAATCAAAATTATCTTCATTCCACTCAATAATTTCATACTCAGGCAAGTATTTACGCCAACTTTCAATACATTTTTCTATTTGACCATTCTTTTTTCCACGCCCAAACCATACATAATGAATTATTTTAGGAATTCTCTTTTCCTCACTCACTTACATCCACCTGTTCATTTATTATTTTCTTATAATTATTTATAGTTTCTTTAGCAATTGAATCCCAAAAAAACAACTTTGCACATTTAAACGCATTTTCCTCATATTTTTTCTGATCTTTCTT encodes:
- a CDS encoding glycosyltransferase family 32 protein, yielding MSEEKRIPKIIHYVWFGRGKKNGQIEKCIESWRKYLPEYEIIEWNEDNFDLNLYEFTKGAYKEKKYAYVSDVVRLHVLYHYGGIYMDTDVEVLKPLDNLLHEHAFSGFQMPDQIPTGIMASEPKNQWYKEQLDFYKDRKFSLNEVEEKHITNVDIITHISVEKHGLVLNNSYQVLKYGMAIYPMDYFCAKSPSTGKITVTNNTYTIHHFAGSWVPRKALRHKALFRMCCKILGEDRAKRVLREMRNLTNE